The Malus domestica chromosome 06, GDT2T_hap1 genome has a segment encoding these proteins:
- the LOC103431342 gene encoding homeobox-leucine zipper protein HAT4-like: MMVEREDLGLGLSLNFPHTHNNQSSSRFQLNLMPSLLPTSAAASSSPSGFLPQMPLWNNPLPSSDLNSNSETCRAGPRSFLRGIDVNQLPPTGDCEEAGVSSPNSTVSTVSGKRSERDINGEDLDLERDCSRGLSDEEDGETSRKKLRLSKDQSGILEESFKEHNTLNPKQKLALAKQLGLRPRQVEVWFQNRRARTKLKQTEVDCEFLKRCCENLTERNRRLQKEVQELRALKLSPQFYMQMTPPTTLTMCPSCERVGVPTNSSSSAADPRPHSQMGPVQRHPLPIKPWASAATVPHRPLPFDIFHPR; the protein is encoded by the exons atgaTGGTTGAAAGAGAGGATTTGGGTCTCGGTCTCAGCTTGAATTTTCCTCACACCCATAACAATCAAAGCAGCAGCCGCTTTCAGCTGAATCTGATGCCTTCTCTCCTCCCAACTTctgctgctgcttcttcttctccttctggcTTTCTTCCCCAAATGCCCCTCTGGAATAATCCCTTGCCTTCTTCAG ATCTAAATTCTAACTCGGAGACGTGCCGGGCCGGGCCCCGATCATTCCTGCGGGGCATCGACGTGAACCAGCTGCCACCGACGGGCGATTGCGAAGAAGCGGGGGTGTCCTCCCCCAACAGCACCGTGTCGACCGTGAGTGGCAAGCGGAGCGAGAGAGACATCAATGGCGAAGATCTGGACCTCGAGAGGGACTGCTCTCGAGGCCTCAGCGACGAAGAGGACGGCGAGACCTCCAGAAAGAAGCTCAGGCTCTCTAAGGACCAGTCCGGCATTCTCGAAGAGAGCTTCAAGGAGCACAACACTCTCAACCCT AAGCAAAAATTGGCGTTGGCGAAACAGCTTGGTCTTCGGCCTAGGCAAGTGGAAGTCTGGTTTCAGAACAGAAGAGCAAG AACCAAGCTGAAGCAAACAGAGGTGGACTGTGAGTTCTTGAAGAGGTGCTGTGAGAATCTGACGGAGCGGAACAGGCGGTTGCAAAAAGAGGTTCAGGAGCTGAGAGCACTGAAACTTTCCCCGCAGTTCTATATGCAGATGACCCCACCCACAACACTCACCATGTGCCCCTCGTGTGAGCGTGTCGGGGTCCCAACCAACTCCTCATCGTCCGCGGCCGATCCTCGGCCCCACTCGCAGATGGGCCCCGTGCAGCGGCATCCGTTGCCTATCAAACCCTGGGCCTCCGCCGCCACCGTCCCCCACCGGCCGTTGCCTTTCGACATCTTCCATCCCCGGTAG